A single Brachybacterium sillae DNA region contains:
- a CDS encoding RelA/SpoT family protein, which translates to MDDRSTAPGASAPEEGSTDSTPVLPPWRPRPRRSLFGYRNAPAEDRILAPLLQAIAKVSPKMDLALVRRAYAVASRAHHGQMRKSGDPYITHPVAVATILAELGSPKEVIAAALLHDTVEDTDYSLDALRDDFGEEIAVLVDGVTKLDKVTYGEAAQAETVRKMIVAMSRDVRVLLIKLADRLHNARTWKYVSSSSAERKAKETLEIYAPLAHRLGLNTMKWELEDISFQVLYPKVYEEIVSLVAEHAPARESYLRSVSGQINADLRAARIRAEVTGRPKHYYSIYQKMIVRGRDFADIYDLVGVRVLVDTVRDCYAVLGILHSRWSPVPGRFKDYIALPKFNLYQSLHTTVIGPTGKPVEIQIRTHEMHRRAEYGVAAHWKYKAKPGEGEISQSATEEAAWLRQLMEWQKETSDSGEFLESLRFEISSQEVYVFTPKGDVIALPQGATPVDFAYSVHTEVGHRTMGARVNGRLVSLESALQTGDVVEVFTSKAPDAGPSQDWLTFVRSARARTKIRQWFSKERREEAVERGKEELSRAMRRQNLPLRRLLTHDTLQTVAADLHLADVDALYAAIGEGHTSAQHVAERLTALLGGPDAVEEDIAETTVPTKARSRVARSAGDADQGVVVDGQDDLWVKLAKCCTPVPGDPILGFVTRGAGISVHREDCTNVQNLRHHEGDRIVPVHWSGRHHGAYLVHIKVEALDRPRLLTDLALVISEQQVNMQSASCHSNADRLASAYFSFELAEPSHLASVLSAVRRVEGVYDAFRVTVDGKPVAPATAGV; encoded by the coding sequence ATGGACGATCGCAGCACCGCCCCCGGCGCCTCGGCCCCTGAGGAGGGAAGCACCGACAGCACCCCGGTGCTGCCGCCGTGGCGGCCCCGCCCCCGTCGCAGCCTGTTCGGATACCGCAACGCCCCGGCGGAGGACCGCATCCTCGCGCCGCTGCTGCAGGCGATCGCCAAGGTCTCCCCGAAGATGGACCTGGCGCTGGTGCGCCGCGCCTACGCCGTCGCATCACGCGCGCACCACGGCCAGATGCGCAAGAGTGGCGACCCCTACATCACCCACCCGGTGGCGGTGGCCACGATCCTTGCGGAGCTCGGCAGCCCGAAGGAGGTCATCGCCGCGGCGCTGCTGCACGACACCGTCGAGGACACCGACTACTCCCTCGACGCCCTGCGCGACGACTTCGGGGAGGAGATCGCGGTCCTCGTCGACGGCGTCACCAAACTCGACAAGGTCACCTACGGGGAGGCTGCCCAGGCCGAGACCGTCCGCAAGATGATCGTCGCGATGAGCCGCGACGTGCGGGTGCTCCTCATCAAACTCGCGGACCGGCTGCACAACGCCCGCACCTGGAAGTACGTGTCGAGTTCCTCCGCTGAGCGCAAGGCGAAGGAGACCCTGGAGATCTACGCGCCGCTGGCGCACCGCCTGGGCCTGAACACCATGAAGTGGGAGCTGGAGGACATCTCCTTCCAGGTGCTGTACCCGAAGGTGTACGAGGAGATCGTCTCCCTGGTGGCCGAACACGCCCCCGCCCGGGAGAGCTACCTGCGGTCGGTCTCCGGGCAGATCAACGCCGATCTGAGGGCCGCGCGGATCAGGGCCGAGGTGACCGGTCGCCCCAAGCACTACTACTCCATCTACCAGAAGATGATCGTGCGCGGCCGCGACTTCGCCGACATCTACGACCTGGTGGGGGTGCGGGTGCTGGTCGACACGGTCCGCGACTGCTACGCGGTGCTGGGCATCCTGCATTCCCGCTGGTCGCCAGTGCCGGGCCGGTTCAAGGACTACATCGCCCTGCCGAAGTTCAACCTCTACCAGTCGCTGCACACCACGGTGATCGGCCCCACCGGCAAACCGGTGGAGATCCAGATCCGCACGCACGAGATGCACCGTCGCGCCGAGTACGGCGTGGCCGCGCACTGGAAGTACAAGGCCAAGCCGGGGGAGGGGGAGATCTCCCAGAGCGCCACCGAGGAGGCCGCCTGGCTGCGGCAGCTGATGGAATGGCAGAAGGAGACCTCCGACTCCGGGGAGTTCCTGGAGTCCCTGCGCTTCGAGATTAGCAGCCAGGAGGTGTACGTCTTCACCCCGAAGGGAGATGTCATCGCCCTGCCGCAGGGCGCCACCCCCGTGGACTTCGCCTACTCGGTGCACACCGAGGTGGGGCACCGCACCATGGGCGCCCGGGTCAACGGCCGACTGGTCTCGCTGGAATCGGCACTGCAGACCGGCGACGTGGTGGAGGTGTTCACCTCGAAGGCGCCCGACGCCGGACCCAGCCAGGACTGGTTGACGTTCGTGCGCAGCGCGCGAGCACGCACGAAGATCCGCCAGTGGTTCTCCAAGGAGCGCCGCGAGGAGGCGGTCGAACGCGGCAAGGAGGAGCTCTCCCGGGCCATGCGCCGGCAGAACCTGCCGCTGCGGCGTCTGCTCACCCACGACACCCTGCAGACCGTCGCCGCCGACCTCCATCTCGCCGACGTCGACGCGCTGTACGCCGCGATCGGTGAGGGGCACACCAGTGCCCAGCACGTCGCCGAGCGCCTCACCGCGCTGCTCGGGGGTCCCGACGCGGTGGAGGAGGACATCGCCGAGACCACCGTCCCCACCAAGGCCCGCAGCCGGGTGGCGCGCAGCGCGGGCGATGCCGACCAGGGGGTGGTGGTCGATGGCCAGGACGATCTGTGGGTGAAGCTCGCCAAGTGCTGCACCCCCGTCCCCGGGGACCCGATCCTCGGCTTCGTCACGCGGGGTGCCGGGATCTCCGTACACCGGGAGGATTGCACCAACGTCCAGAACCTGCGGCATCACGAGGGCGATCGGATCGTGCCCGTGCACTGGTCCGGACGCCACCACGGCGCCTATCTGGTGCACATCAAGGTGGAGGCGCTGGACCGTCCGCGCCTGCTCACCGACCTGGCGCTGGTGATCTCCGAGCAGCAGGTGAACATGCAGTCCGCCAGCTGCCACTCCAATGCGGACCGGTTGGCCTCCGCCTACTTCTCGTTCGAGCTGGCCGAGCCCTCGCATCTGGCCTCGGTGCTCTCGGCCGTGCGCCGCGTGGAGGGCGTGTACGACGCGTTCCGCGTCACCGTCGACGGCAAGCCCGTCGCGCCGGCGACCGCCGGCGTGTGA
- the yajC gene encoding preprotein translocase subunit YajC, whose amino-acid sequence MDLLPLILLFLVFMLPMLWLSSRQRKVQREQLAMLAALEVGDEVRTHSGFYGLVTELYDDVVILETESGAQTKWARQAIAFKVDPTTATGTLAGDQPEPVGDASVPQTSVDRRGDDLQADRPLDDPRDPRAER is encoded by the coding sequence GTGGACCTCCTCCCTCTGATCCTGCTGTTCCTCGTCTTCATGCTGCCCATGCTGTGGCTGTCCAGCCGGCAGCGGAAGGTGCAGCGCGAGCAGCTGGCCATGCTCGCCGCCCTCGAGGTCGGCGATGAGGTCCGCACGCACAGCGGCTTCTACGGCCTGGTCACTGAGCTCTACGACGACGTCGTGATCCTCGAGACCGAGTCCGGTGCCCAGACGAAGTGGGCCCGTCAGGCCATCGCCTTCAAGGTCGACCCCACCACGGCCACCGGCACCCTCGCCGGGGACCAGCCGGAGCCCGTCGGTGACGCCTCCGTCCCGCAGACCTCCGTGGACCGTCGGGGCGACGACCTGCAGGCCGATCGCCCGCTGGACGATCCGCGCGATCCGCGCGCCGAGCGCTGA
- the secD gene encoding protein translocase subunit SecD: protein MPARRIALAALAVLLLALGVGIGAGTRWGGWSPAPALALDLEGGTQVILHASSLDGRPVGRDAMDQARQIMAQRINAMGVAETEISVQGGDNIVVSVPGQMDQQTSAALRQTAAMSFRPVLAQMAPEGSSDAGGAPSDSAPDPSQQQFSGPVAPNPQADPAAPAASDGGGGSGGLPYPAWSDQWITPEVERQALAADCTDPRSVQEAAAGTPATEPMVVCDAAGTAKFVLGPEVVAGSEIRSADIGAESSPTGQPTGAFAVNMRFQESAAQDFAQMTSALYNQQGVTQSFAIVLDDQVISAPFVQEPSPGGEASITGNFSQETAQTLADQISFGALPLQFEVQSEQQISATLGTDQLEKGLLAGLIGLALVVVYALVQYRVLGLVTTASLIVMAALAYGVITVMSNLPEFGYRLSLAGVTGLIVSIAFTADSFIVYFERVRDEIRDGRGIVSAVDRGWERARRTIVASDAVNLIAAGVLYALSTGGVRGFAFTLGLATILDLLVVVLFTHPLLRSLVETRFFGKGHPWSGLDPAQLDRDVPAYAGRGRVRTPQERGRRGRAEVPAESLAARKARLAAEQGETRPDDPTGGEEAR, encoded by the coding sequence ATGCCCGCACGACGCATCGCCCTGGCGGCGCTCGCGGTACTCCTGCTCGCGCTCGGCGTGGGCATCGGCGCCGGCACCAGATGGGGAGGGTGGTCTCCCGCGCCCGCTCTCGCCCTGGATCTCGAGGGCGGCACCCAGGTCATCCTCCACGCCTCCTCGCTGGACGGTCGGCCCGTGGGGCGTGACGCCATGGACCAGGCGCGCCAGATCATGGCCCAGCGCATCAACGCGATGGGTGTGGCCGAGACCGAGATCAGCGTCCAGGGCGGCGACAACATCGTCGTCAGCGTCCCCGGCCAGATGGACCAGCAGACCAGCGCTGCTCTGCGGCAGACCGCCGCCATGAGCTTCCGGCCGGTGCTGGCGCAGATGGCTCCCGAGGGCAGCAGTGATGCCGGGGGAGCGCCCTCCGACAGCGCCCCCGACCCCTCCCAGCAGCAGTTCTCCGGCCCTGTCGCACCGAACCCCCAGGCGGATCCGGCTGCTCCCGCCGCATCCGACGGCGGTGGGGGGTCCGGCGGTCTGCCCTACCCGGCGTGGTCGGATCAGTGGATCACCCCCGAGGTGGAACGGCAGGCTCTGGCCGCGGACTGCACCGATCCCCGCTCCGTGCAGGAGGCCGCCGCCGGCACTCCCGCAACGGAACCGATGGTGGTGTGCGACGCCGCGGGGACCGCGAAGTTCGTCCTCGGGCCGGAGGTCGTGGCGGGTTCGGAGATCCGCTCGGCCGACATCGGGGCCGAGTCCAGCCCCACCGGGCAGCCCACCGGCGCGTTCGCCGTGAACATGCGCTTCCAGGAGTCCGCCGCCCAGGATTTCGCGCAGATGACCTCCGCCCTCTACAACCAGCAGGGCGTGACCCAGTCCTTCGCGATCGTGCTGGACGACCAGGTCATCTCCGCACCGTTCGTGCAGGAGCCGTCCCCGGGTGGGGAGGCCTCCATCACCGGCAACTTCTCCCAGGAGACGGCGCAGACACTCGCGGACCAGATCAGCTTCGGTGCCCTGCCGCTGCAGTTCGAGGTGCAGTCCGAGCAGCAGATCTCCGCCACGCTCGGCACCGACCAGCTGGAGAAGGGTCTGCTGGCGGGGCTCATCGGTCTCGCCCTGGTGGTGGTGTACGCCCTCGTGCAGTACCGGGTCCTGGGCCTGGTCACCACCGCCAGCCTGATCGTCATGGCGGCCCTCGCCTACGGTGTGATCACCGTGATGTCGAACCTGCCGGAGTTCGGCTATCGCCTGTCGCTGGCCGGCGTCACCGGTCTGATCGTCTCGATCGCGTTCACCGCCGACTCCTTCATCGTGTACTTCGAGCGTGTGCGGGACGAGATCCGCGACGGGCGCGGCATCGTCAGCGCCGTCGACCGCGGGTGGGAACGAGCACGCCGGACCATCGTCGCCTCCGATGCGGTGAACCTCATCGCCGCCGGGGTGCTGTACGCCCTGTCCACCGGCGGCGTGCGGGGCTTCGCCTTCACCCTCGGGCTGGCCACCATCCTCGACCTGCTGGTGGTGGTCCTGTTCACCCACCCTCTGCTGCGCTCCCTGGTGGAGACGCGCTTCTTCGGCAAGGGTCACCCGTGGAGCGGACTCGATCCCGCCCAGTTGGACCGGGACGTCCCGGCGTACGCGGGCCGAGGGCGCGTGCGCACCCCGCAGGAGCGGGGTCGGCGCGGTCGGGCCGAGGTGCCGGCCGAATCGCTGGCCGCCCGGAAGGCCCGGCTCGCGGCCGAGCAGGGGGAGACCCGTCCGGATGACCCCACCGGCGGGGAGGAGGCCCGATGA
- the secF gene encoding protein translocase subunit SecF: MTTRMARLGNDLHAGRRSLPIVRRRRLWYLLSIVAILLLGTLAVLRGANLGIEFTGGSEFQVAGVASPDQEIAREIVREEVPGSEPSITVLGEDTVRVRTEQLDSDRTAQLGARLAEAYDVPPAGVSSSFIGPVWGADVTAKMLRGVAVFLALVAAVMALYFRDLRASLAAMIALVHDMLVTAAVYGVVGFEITPATVIGFLTILGYSLYDTIVVFDKVRENLEDPQQAHGRDMAGAVELAANQTLMRSVNTSVVALLPVGSILVIGALLMGAGTLKDISLALFVGILAGTYSSIFLAPGLLVDLRRLGGARRPATPPSRGGSVAAPTA; encoded by the coding sequence ATGACCACGCGCATGGCCCGACTGGGCAACGACCTGCACGCCGGTCGGCGGAGCCTCCCGATCGTGCGCCGTCGCCGCCTGTGGTATCTGTTGTCGATCGTCGCGATCCTGCTGCTGGGCACCCTCGCGGTGCTGCGCGGGGCCAACCTCGGCATCGAGTTCACCGGCGGCTCCGAGTTCCAGGTGGCGGGCGTCGCCTCCCCTGATCAGGAGATCGCCCGGGAGATCGTGCGCGAGGAGGTGCCCGGCAGCGAGCCGAGCATCACCGTGCTCGGGGAGGACACGGTGCGGGTGCGCACCGAACAGCTCGACTCCGATCGCACCGCCCAGCTGGGAGCCCGCCTCGCCGAGGCGTACGACGTGCCGCCCGCCGGGGTCTCCAGTTCGTTCATCGGCCCGGTGTGGGGCGCCGATGTGACCGCCAAGATGCTCCGCGGTGTCGCCGTGTTCCTGGCGCTGGTGGCCGCGGTGATGGCGCTGTACTTCCGGGACCTTCGCGCCTCCCTGGCGGCGATGATCGCCCTGGTGCACGACATGCTCGTGACCGCCGCGGTGTACGGGGTGGTCGGCTTCGAGATCACCCCGGCCACCGTGATCGGGTTCCTCACCATCCTGGGGTACTCGCTCTACGACACCATCGTGGTGTTCGACAAGGTCCGCGAGAACCTCGAGGATCCGCAGCAGGCCCACGGCCGGGACATGGCCGGGGCGGTGGAGCTCGCCGCGAACCAGACCCTCATGCGGTCGGTGAACACCTCGGTGGTGGCGCTGCTGCCGGTCGGGTCGATCCTCGTGATCGGCGCGCTGCTGATGGGTGCCGGCACCCTGAAGGACATCTCCCTGGCCCTGTTCGTCGGCATCCTCGCCGGCACCTATTCGTCGATCTTCCTCGCCCCCGGGCTGCTGGTCGATCTGCGCCGACTGGGCGGGGCGCGCCGGCCCGCCACGCCCCCATCCCGCGGTGGATCCGTCGCCGCACCCACCGCCTGA
- a CDS encoding adenine phosphoribosyltransferase, with product MTDRPAALDETRLAELMRTHIAEYPDFPQPGVLFRDITPLLRDADALHAIIRHWASLLPADVEYIVGTEARGFVLGAPLAYELGAGFVPARKAGKLPGNPRRLSYDLEYGSATVEMAEGALPAGARTVVVDDLLATGGTAAATIALVREFGAELLGASFLIELEALGGRRQLPEVNVTVVWPIPD from the coding sequence ATGACCGACCGTCCCGCCGCGCTCGACGAGACCCGCCTCGCCGAGCTGATGCGCACCCACATCGCGGAGTACCCCGACTTCCCGCAGCCCGGAGTGCTGTTCCGCGATATCACCCCGCTGTTGCGGGACGCCGATGCTCTGCACGCGATCATCCGCCACTGGGCGAGCCTGCTGCCCGCGGACGTCGAATACATCGTCGGCACAGAGGCCCGCGGTTTCGTGCTCGGGGCGCCGCTGGCGTACGAACTCGGCGCCGGTTTCGTGCCCGCCCGCAAGGCCGGCAAGCTCCCGGGGAACCCCCGCCGCCTGAGCTACGACCTGGAGTACGGCAGCGCCACCGTGGAGATGGCCGAGGGCGCCCTGCCCGCGGGTGCCCGCACCGTGGTGGTCGACGATCTCCTCGCCACCGGTGGCACCGCCGCAGCGACCATCGCCCTGGTGCGTGAGTTCGGCGCGGAGCTGCTGGGCGCCTCCTTCCTCATCGAACTGGAGGCCCTTGGCGGGCGCCGTCAGCTGCCCGAGGTCAACGTCACCGTCGTCTGGCCGATCCCCGACTGA